From Terriglobales bacterium, one genomic window encodes:
- a CDS encoding amidohydrolase family protein, whose protein sequence is MITDCHVHIQPVEMFKPEALAAMKKKRANFDEVTEFCRSPKKFLQYLDRIGIDRAALINYVAPEVIGFTPEVNEFIAKYVEVDPKRLIPCGSVHPRHTSNVQRDMEHLVRLGIRMIKVHPPHQLLYPNDYLNGVKELEIIYRIAEENGIPVMVHTGTSIFPGARNKFGDPIYVDDVAVDFPKLKILLAHGGRPLWMNTAFFLVRRHPNVFLDISGIPPKSLLTYFPRLEEIAGKTLFGTDWPGPGVPEIERNLQDVRSLSISEAAKQQILSKTALSIWPA, encoded by the coding sequence ATGATCACCGACTGCCACGTTCACATCCAGCCTGTTGAGATGTTTAAGCCCGAAGCTCTGGCGGCGATGAAGAAGAAACGCGCGAATTTCGATGAGGTGACCGAGTTTTGCCGTTCTCCAAAAAAGTTTCTGCAGTATCTCGACCGCATCGGCATAGATCGTGCCGCACTGATCAACTATGTCGCGCCGGAAGTGATTGGCTTCACTCCGGAGGTGAACGAGTTCATTGCGAAATACGTGGAGGTGGATCCGAAGCGTTTGATCCCCTGCGGCAGCGTTCACCCGCGGCACACTTCCAACGTGCAGCGCGACATGGAGCACCTCGTCCGCCTTGGCATTCGCATGATTAAGGTGCATCCGCCGCATCAGTTGCTCTATCCGAACGACTACCTGAACGGAGTCAAGGAACTGGAGATCATCTATCGAATTGCCGAAGAGAACGGCATTCCTGTGATGGTGCACACAGGAACGTCAATTTTTCCCGGAGCCAGGAACAAGTTCGGCGATCCCATCTACGTGGATGATGTTGCCGTCGATTTTCCCAAATTGAAAATCCTGCTGGCACATGGTGGGCGGCCCTTATGGATGAATACTGCATTCTTCCTGGTGCGGCGCCATCCAAACGTGTTCCTCGACATCAGCGGCATACCTCCCAAGAGCCTGCTGACGTATTTCCCTCGACTCGAAGAAATCGCAGGCAAGACGCTCTTCGGGACAGACTGGCCCGGACCCGGAGTGCCCGAGATCGAGCGCAATCTACAAGACGTTCGATCGCTTTCAATCAGCGAAGCAGCAAAACAACAGATTCTAAGCAAAACGGCATTGTCTATCTGGCCTGCTTAG
- a CDS encoding citrate synthase has product MSTTPATKGLEGVVAANSSICFIDGDEGILAYRGIDIHDLADNSTFEEVCYLLWFGQLPKREELEHLKHRLAESRVLDPKIIDMMRNFPKSATPMEVLRTTVSALSFYDPDEKAVDHDSNVRKSYALTSQIAMIVAIYDRIRKGKKIVAPDPKLSHAANFLLLLNGEKPSPTAEKALDIALILHADHELNASTFAARVTAATLSDMHSAITSAIGALKGPLHGGANEQVMRMLFNLDKAGKDPVDHVKSMLADRKKIPGFGHRVYTTEDPRATHLRKMSEDLGRSSGNPKWFDMSRKIEKFINAEKKLNANVDFYSASTYTALGLDIDLFTPIFATSRIAGWTAHVIEQLDDNRLIRPRAEYVGPQYPNRYVPIDQR; this is encoded by the coding sequence ATGTCCACCACGCCAGCAACAAAAGGTCTAGAGGGAGTCGTAGCTGCGAATTCGAGTATTTGTTTCATTGACGGCGATGAGGGCATTCTTGCTTATCGCGGCATCGACATCCACGACCTCGCCGACAATTCCACATTCGAAGAAGTTTGCTACCTGCTGTGGTTTGGTCAACTCCCGAAACGGGAAGAGCTGGAGCACCTCAAACACCGACTCGCTGAATCGCGTGTACTGGACCCCAAAATCATCGACATGATGCGAAACTTTCCGAAATCGGCAACCCCGATGGAAGTTCTGCGGACAACGGTGTCTGCGCTATCATTTTACGATCCCGACGAAAAAGCCGTCGATCATGACTCGAACGTACGGAAGTCATACGCGCTGACCTCACAAATCGCGATGATTGTTGCGATTTACGATCGCATCCGCAAGGGCAAGAAGATCGTTGCGCCTGACCCGAAGCTCTCGCATGCCGCCAACTTCCTACTGCTGCTCAACGGTGAAAAGCCTTCTCCAACCGCCGAAAAGGCCCTTGACATAGCTCTTATTCTTCATGCTGATCACGAACTGAATGCCTCTACCTTCGCCGCTCGTGTGACTGCCGCCACTCTCTCCGACATGCACTCCGCTATCACCAGCGCGATCGGAGCTCTCAAGGGCCCGCTTCATGGAGGAGCCAACGAGCAGGTCATGCGCATGCTGTTCAATCTCGACAAAGCGGGCAAAGATCCGGTCGATCATGTGAAGAGCATGCTTGCCGATCGGAAGAAGATTCCTGGCTTCGGCCACCGCGTGTACACGACCGAAGATCCCCGGGCTACGCACCTGCGCAAAATGTCGGAGGACCTGGGTCGATCAAGCGGCAATCCGAAGTGGTTCGATATGTCGCGGAAGATCGAGAAGTTCATCAATGCCGAAAAGAAGCTCAATGCCAACGTTGATTTCTATTCCGCATCTACCTACACAGCATTAGGTCTCGACATCGATTTATTCACGCCGATCTTCGCCACATCGCGCATCGCCGGATGGACCGCGCACGTCATCGAGCAGCTCGACGACAATCGCCTGATTCGACCGCGCGCCGAGTACGTGGGGCCGCAGTACCCCAATCGCTACGTGCCCATAGACCAGCGATAA